Proteins from a genomic interval of Polaribacter sejongensis:
- a CDS encoding Ig-like domain-containing protein, translated as MRLKKRYIKTNLIILLITTIVIVACGSSSTEPEEPQEINDTPSAVDDTLSVDENSSSGTSNQLNVASNDHLGNDGGGTDNYSIKTDPTNGTITEVSDGVFEYIPNADYFGDDSFAYNITDVDGDVDSASVAITVTKFAPSASAFSNIDPSLPSFVSIEDTTPTDKKWVKFESMSDEFDSWDSSKWFKSTWNYPAPVYMSQSIQNSGVTDGKLWLKATLNESNPDGRWFQTARIHSIAETQYPMYTEARIKSSHISAYNTYWLNNGDINNRDEIDIIENNSKPSCNGCQPEFPTRMNSQYFHADASKSPVEIRDEDNFINTNLSNNNPLKGVKWNEAYQTFGVWWKDAKHIQFYLNGEPAGSVVVGEDRGGQTYVGREFTRDLEIIFDLWTNEGNYLGGLPPKSDLGDDTINTMRIDWVRTWKLEDK; from the coding sequence ATGAGATTAAAAAAACGATATATAAAAACAAATTTAATTATTTTATTGATAACTACGATAGTTATAGTTGCTTGCGGAAGTAGCTCAACAGAGCCCGAAGAACCACAAGAAATAAACGATACACCATCAGCAGTTGATGACACTTTAAGTGTTGATGAAAATAGTAGCTCTGGGACTTCAAATCAATTAAATGTAGCTTCAAATGATCATTTAGGAAATGATGGTGGAGGTACTGATAATTATAGTATAAAAACTGATCCAACTAATGGTACTATAACTGAAGTAAGTGATGGTGTTTTTGAATATATCCCTAATGCTGATTATTTTGGAGATGACAGTTTTGCATATAATATAACAGATGTTGATGGTGATGTAGATTCTGCATCGGTTGCAATAACTGTAACAAAATTTGCACCAAGTGCTAGTGCTTTTAGTAATATTGATCCAAGTCTTCCTTCATTTGTTTCTATTGAAGATACAACTCCAACAGATAAAAAATGGGTAAAGTTTGAATCGATGTCTGATGAATTTGATTCTTGGGATAGCAGTAAATGGTTTAAATCTACTTGGAATTATCCTGCTCCCGTTTACATGTCTCAGTCTATACAAAACTCAGGAGTTACAGACGGTAAATTGTGGTTAAAAGCAACTTTAAATGAAAGTAACCCTGATGGGAGATGGTTTCAAACAGCAAGAATTCATTCTATAGCTGAAACACAATATCCTATGTACACAGAAGCTAGAATAAAATCTTCTCACATTTCTGCCTACAATACATATTGGTTAAATAATGGTGATATTAATAACAGAGATGAAATTGATATTATCGAGAACAACTCAAAACCTTCTTGCAATGGTTGTCAACCTGAATTTCCAACAAGAATGAATTCGCAATATTTTCATGCTGATGCAAGTAAATCTCCAGTGGAAATTAGAGATGAAGACAATTTTATAAACACCAATTTATCAAATAATAATCCTTTAAAAGGAGTAAAATGGAATGAAGCATATCAAACTTTCGGAGTTTGGTGGAAAGATGCTAAACACATTCAATTTTACTTAAATGGAGAACCTGCTGGAAGTGTTGTAGTAGGTGAAGATAGAGGGGGACAAACATATGTAGGTCGTGAATTTACGCGTGATTTAGAAATAATATTTGATTTATGGACGAATGAAGGAAACTATCTAGGTGGTCTTCCTCCTAAATCAGATTTAGGTGATGATACAATTAATACCATGAGAATTGATTGGGTAAGAACATGGAAATTAGAAGATAAATAA
- a CDS encoding glycoside hydrolase family 2 protein, with translation MKNISQEERDYLAEQGKESNEKVVFDLSGNKWQFEGIRPDEGVKVGFHELNFDITGDSFNWSFAKVPGDVYTDLWRAGRIEDPHFGRNSVKAKWVPENEWWYKRQFDVPKNMFEKHIQLVFDGVDFGCDVWLNGKFLGSHEGMFSKFKFDVSEDIRFENLRFGTNVLMVRLHPAPRRYSQVAGRKPAWHGDYWVSLPPTGIWKPVYLEATGKVTIEDTYVKPVILTEDSARLDVEIELKNHEDAEREVAINIEVEGENFESKTYQVQQKVKVSKGTNNYEISLDIDGAKLWWPWDLGDQNLYNAKVTVIEGEDTLLDTTDTSFGIREVKMVHNPGFTLEQVENPWTVMINDRRHFMRSGTWGGPPDIFMGRAHPSKYVELIRLAKECNFNNLRIFGWHPEEIPLFYKLCNEAGITVWQDVLPLASLSLPKDEEFKQAVFAEAISSVKAQRNHPCLVLLEGSEELFMTASDPEHNLEFVNALGEAIKPYTPLHFIPSSPLSDEVGLNLGFKPNESFHANDLFYGEGEFVMEEYFPSLDFAVIPELAISSCPNVESIKKFIPADEVWPPGPSWGHHWTDFDALRTLNFEVLGDQSRDGLEKFVEATQISQGVIFQYALEHFRTRKPKTSAVCICHYITFAPDMKWGIVDYYQEKKLSFDYVRKAYQPVLVTMKHNNRRWLPGEEFKGELWVVNDYYKSFKDCKVTIKYLDNNKSVFKVETFDISEIGGDSSGKFVDVSCKVPGVIGDKFYTEISLVDADGNSISENDYMLLVADKEKDRKELRAIGLEAFETKEKFGWASYFRYYPSLGGEDGVPEADQKMPIARGFE, from the coding sequence ATGAAGAATATTAGTCAAGAAGAAAGAGACTACTTAGCTGAACAAGGCAAAGAGTCTAACGAAAAAGTTGTTTTTGATTTAAGTGGAAACAAATGGCAATTTGAAGGTATAAGGCCAGACGAAGGTGTTAAAGTTGGTTTTCATGAGTTAAACTTTGATATTACAGGAGATTCATTTAATTGGTCTTTTGCGAAAGTTCCTGGAGATGTGTATACAGATTTATGGAGAGCAGGTAGAATAGAGGATCCGCATTTTGGAAGAAATAGTGTAAAAGCAAAATGGGTTCCAGAAAATGAATGGTGGTATAAACGTCAGTTCGATGTACCTAAAAACATGTTTGAGAAACACATTCAATTGGTTTTTGATGGTGTAGATTTTGGATGTGATGTTTGGTTGAATGGAAAATTTTTAGGTTCTCATGAAGGAATGTTTTCTAAATTTAAGTTTGATGTATCAGAAGATATCCGTTTCGAAAACTTGCGTTTCGGAACCAATGTTTTAATGGTTCGTTTACATCCAGCACCAAGAAGATATAGTCAAGTTGCAGGACGTAAACCTGCGTGGCATGGAGATTATTGGGTAAGTTTACCTCCAACAGGAATTTGGAAACCAGTTTATTTAGAAGCAACAGGTAAGGTTACTATTGAAGATACGTATGTAAAACCGGTTATATTAACTGAAGATTCTGCTCGTTTAGATGTAGAAATTGAGTTAAAAAATCATGAAGATGCTGAAAGAGAAGTAGCTATTAACATTGAAGTTGAAGGTGAAAATTTTGAATCTAAAACGTATCAAGTTCAGCAAAAAGTTAAAGTTTCTAAAGGAACTAATAACTATGAAATCAGTTTAGATATTGATGGTGCAAAACTTTGGTGGCCTTGGGATTTAGGAGATCAAAACTTATATAATGCTAAAGTTACTGTTATTGAAGGTGAAGATACTTTATTAGACACAACAGATACTTCTTTTGGAATTCGTGAAGTAAAAATGGTACACAATCCTGGGTTTACTTTAGAACAGGTAGAAAATCCTTGGACAGTTATGATTAATGACAGACGTCATTTTATGCGTTCAGGAACTTGGGGAGGACCACCAGATATTTTTATGGGTCGTGCACATCCAAGTAAATATGTAGAGTTAATTCGTTTAGCAAAAGAATGTAACTTTAATAACTTAAGAATATTTGGTTGGCATCCAGAAGAAATTCCTTTATTCTACAAATTATGTAACGAAGCAGGTATTACAGTTTGGCAAGATGTTTTACCATTAGCAAGTTTGTCTTTACCAAAAGATGAAGAATTTAAACAAGCTGTTTTTGCAGAAGCTATTTCATCTGTAAAAGCGCAACGTAATCATCCTTGTTTAGTGTTATTAGAAGGTTCAGAAGAATTGTTTATGACAGCTTCAGACCCAGAACACAATTTAGAATTTGTAAATGCACTTGGTGAGGCTATTAAACCTTATACACCTTTACATTTTATACCTTCTTCACCTTTAAGTGATGAGGTTGGTTTAAATTTAGGTTTTAAACCAAACGAAAGTTTCCATGCGAATGATTTATTCTATGGTGAAGGAGAGTTTGTAATGGAAGAATATTTCCCTAGTTTAGATTTTGCAGTAATTCCTGAATTAGCAATTTCTTCTTGTCCGAATGTAGAAAGTATTAAGAAGTTTATTCCTGCGGATGAAGTATGGCCTCCAGGACCAAGTTGGGGACACCATTGGACAGATTTTGATGCACTAAGAACTTTAAATTTTGAAGTTTTAGGAGATCAAAGTAGAGATGGTTTAGAAAAATTTGTTGAAGCTACTCAAATTTCACAAGGGGTTATTTTTCAATATGCATTAGAGCATTTTAGAACGAGAAAACCTAAAACAAGTGCTGTTTGTATTTGTCACTATATCACTTTTGCTCCAGATATGAAATGGGGAATTGTAGATTATTATCAAGAGAAAAAATTATCTTTTGACTATGTGAGAAAAGCATATCAACCTGTTTTAGTTACGATGAAACACAATAATAGACGTTGGTTACCAGGAGAAGAATTTAAAGGAGAATTATGGGTTGTAAATGATTATTATAAATCATTTAAAGACTGTAAAGTTACTATCAAATACTTGGATAATAATAAATCTGTATTCAAAGTAGAAACGTTTGATATTTCTGAAATTGGAGGAGATAGTTCAGGGAAATTTGTTGATGTTTCCTGTAAAGTTCCAGGAGTAATAGGAGATAAATTCTATACAGAAATTTCTCTTGTTGATGCAGATGGAAATTCTATTTCTGAAAATGACTATATGTTATTAGTAGCAGATAAAGAAAAAGATAGAAAAGAATTAAGAGCTATTGGTTTAGAAGCTTTTGAAACGAAGGAAAAATTTGGTTGGGCTAGTTACTTTAGATATTACCCTAGTTTAGGTGGTGAAGATGGAGTTCCAGAAGCGGATCAAAAAATGCCAATTGCAAGAGGTTTTGAGTAA
- a CDS encoding VCBS repeat-containing protein: protein MGLDDENRTINAIFFDYDNDNDLDVFVSNAGDIINRSQTDIIDLLALQKDPKTITLKGSDRLYNNDGTGHFTDVSIKSGILPETGFGLNPQVADLNNDGFLDIYVNNDFNIPDYVYLNNGNSTFSEGRDKVMKHMAFNTMGGDVADINNDGLLDLMTLDMNPEDYIRSKTTMGMTSIENFESMTKSGYHYQYMHNMLQVNNGNGTFSEISKMAGIGDTDWSWSLLSADFDLDGHNDIFVTNGVFRDVIDRDSNNKILATLRAKGRKPTKEDFFEYAKMLPQQKLTNYFFKNNSDLTFKNTSDEWNSGKPTFSNGAAYADLDNDGDLDLIVNNINEPATILKNNAREIENGNFLQFSLNGPSNNKFGVGTIVNLYMNDGAIQTRQLINTRGFLSAVSNKLHFGIHKDAKVLKAEVVWQDGKRQKIQTPAINTAIVLEYSNATDIPKSKKTRLSTLFSEEQFKYTHNDPYFNDYHKQVLLPHKLSQTGPAVAKADINNDGFDDVYIGGGRKQAGKLLLSTPNGSFKTTNIPDFIRDRNQEDVGATFFDADGDGDQDLYVVSGSYEFGRLPKMLLDRLYINNGKGKFSKSTTALPEMVSAGSIVVANDYDNDGDQDLFVGGRVIPEKYPFAPKSFLLVNNGGKFTIATPSLAPDLEFIGMVTDAVWTDINNDNQVDLIVTGEWMGIEVFINKNGKLIKSNEYLALKDAKGWWNKILVSDVDNDGDKDIIAGNLGTNYKFHASKEKPFHIYTNDFDFNGVQDIFLAKYYNNKQVPVRGKGCTAQQLPHLKNKIKSYNEFANSDLEGILGSRIKSALHYEVNQFKSGIFKNDGKGTFKFEPFSNHVQKSLINSIISEDINDDNINDLILAGNNYMSEVETTRADAGTGVLLLGDKKGFYKYVSNVTTGLFADKDVRNMLILNSKKGKLLLVINNNDTHKLYAVLNISKKN, encoded by the coding sequence TTGGGTTTAGACGATGAAAACAGAACCATAAATGCCATCTTTTTTGATTATGATAATGACAACGATTTAGATGTTTTTGTTTCTAATGCAGGAGATATTATTAATAGAAGTCAAACAGATATTATAGATCTTTTAGCTTTACAAAAAGATCCAAAAACCATCACCCTAAAAGGTAGCGATCGTTTATATAATAATGATGGTACTGGTCATTTTACTGATGTTTCTATAAAATCTGGAATCTTACCAGAAACCGGGTTTGGTTTAAATCCGCAAGTTGCCGATTTAAATAATGATGGTTTTTTAGATATTTATGTTAATAACGATTTTAACATACCAGATTACGTATATCTAAACAATGGAAACAGTACTTTTTCTGAAGGCAGAGACAAAGTAATGAAGCACATGGCTTTTAATACCATGGGCGGAGATGTAGCGGATATTAATAATGATGGTCTTTTAGATTTAATGACATTAGACATGAATCCGGAAGATTATATTCGTTCTAAAACCACAATGGGTATGACCTCTATTGAAAATTTTGAATCTATGACAAAGTCAGGATATCATTACCAATACATGCACAATATGTTACAAGTTAATAATGGCAATGGAACGTTTAGTGAAATCAGCAAAATGGCAGGAATTGGAGATACCGATTGGAGTTGGTCTTTATTATCCGCAGATTTCGATTTAGACGGGCACAATGATATTTTTGTAACAAATGGCGTTTTTAGAGATGTAATTGATAGAGATTCTAACAATAAAATTTTAGCTACTTTACGGGCAAAAGGACGAAAACCAACCAAAGAAGATTTCTTTGAATATGCTAAAATGCTACCTCAACAAAAACTAACTAACTATTTCTTCAAGAATAACAGCGACCTAACCTTTAAAAATACTTCGGATGAATGGAATAGTGGAAAACCAACATTTTCTAATGGAGCTGCATATGCAGATTTAGATAATGATGGTGATTTAGATTTAATTGTAAATAATATTAATGAGCCTGCAACTATCTTAAAAAATAACGCTCGTGAAATAGAAAACGGTAACTTTTTACAATTTTCTCTAAATGGTCCAAGTAATAATAAATTTGGAGTGGGTACAATTGTTAATTTATATATGAATGATGGGGCTATACAAACTAGACAACTAATTAATACACGTGGCTTTTTATCTGCCGTTTCCAATAAATTACATTTTGGAATACATAAAGATGCTAAAGTTTTAAAAGCAGAAGTAGTTTGGCAAGATGGTAAACGTCAAAAAATACAGACCCCTGCTATAAACACAGCTATTGTTTTAGAATATTCTAACGCTACAGACATTCCTAAATCAAAAAAAACAAGGCTTTCTACACTATTTTCCGAGGAACAATTTAAGTATACACATAACGATCCTTATTTTAATGATTACCACAAGCAAGTATTATTACCGCATAAATTATCTCAAACAGGTCCTGCGGTAGCTAAAGCTGATATTAATAATGATGGTTTTGATGATGTCTATATTGGAGGAGGAAGAAAACAAGCTGGTAAATTATTATTAAGTACCCCAAACGGGAGCTTTAAAACTACTAATATTCCAGATTTTATTAGAGATCGAAACCAAGAAGATGTTGGTGCTACATTTTTTGATGCAGACGGGGATGGAGACCAAGATTTATATGTGGTAAGTGGTAGCTATGAATTTGGTCGTTTACCAAAAATGTTATTAGATAGATTGTACATCAACAACGGAAAAGGGAAATTTAGTAAATCTACTACCGCCCTACCAGAAATGGTTTCCGCAGGTTCTATTGTTGTCGCTAATGATTATGACAATGATGGAGACCAAGATCTTTTTGTTGGCGGAAGAGTAATCCCTGAAAAATATCCGTTTGCTCCAAAAAGTTTTCTTTTGGTAAATAATGGTGGTAAATTTACTATTGCAACACCTAGTCTTGCTCCAGATTTAGAATTTATAGGCATGGTTACAGATGCCGTTTGGACAGATATAAATAATGATAATCAAGTGGACTTAATTGTTACTGGAGAATGGATGGGTATTGAAGTTTTCATCAACAAAAATGGTAAACTTATAAAAAGCAACGAGTATCTAGCATTAAAAGATGCCAAAGGTTGGTGGAATAAGATTTTAGTTTCTGATGTTGATAATGATGGAGATAAAGACATTATTGCAGGAAATTTAGGTACAAACTATAAGTTTCATGCATCCAAAGAAAAACCATTTCATATTTATACAAACGATTTTGATTTTAACGGTGTTCAAGATATTTTTTTAGCAAAATACTATAATAACAAACAAGTTCCCGTTAGAGGAAAAGGTTGTACTGCACAACAATTACCACATTTAAAAAATAAAATAAAATCTTACAATGAATTTGCCAATAGTGATTTAGAAGGTATTTTAGGCTCGCGAATTAAAAGCGCTTTGCACTACGAGGTAAATCAGTTTAAATCAGGTATTTTTAAAAATGATGGAAAAGGTACATTTAAATTTGAACCATTTTCTAATCATGTTCAAAAATCACTTATAAATAGTATTATTTCTGAAGATATAAATGATGATAATATTAATGACTTAATTCTAGCAGGAAATAATTACATGTCTGAAGTAGAAACTACCAGAGCAGATGCAGGAACAGGTGTTCTATTACTAGGTGATAAAAAAGGGTTTTATAAATACGTGTCTAATGTTACCACTGGTTTATTTGCTGATAAAGATGTAAGAAATATGTTAATTCTTAATTCTAAGAAAGGTAAACTACTGCTTGTTATCAACAATAATGATACACATAAGTTATATGCGGTTCTAAATATATCTAAAAAAAATTAG
- a CDS encoding beta-agarase: MKKLTKIKTSMDILQKNKWQLIIVIGLIINFNFMSCNSSKSNISQNDSTNEDGMVLFDFENETQTQLVKPQDATFEIISSGKSNHLQVNNGNTIRETGVKLMSPEGKPWDLSSYYQVKADVSNVGDEKMQVELFVGNDPDGLLRWYCSDYIDLKPGESKTITVNLAWTPWIFKPQIKINGLRGVPGQIKADLTKVTELTFCSRYNTEPNNFTIDNVRAVGKYEEKSPDGFLPFIDKYGQYKHQDWKNKIHSDKEIKEFAKAELAYLENGKGPKDRATFGGWLKGPKLKATGFFRTEKVADKWWMVDPEGYLFWTAGLNCVASNSVFTGVSQRENYFEYLPKKDDSSAQFYQEVDYATHGFYKDKRPYKTFNFYQNNLYKKYGDDWLKTFQDVAHKRIKDWGMNTVGFMSDIGVTKQKRTAYVGSIWIKNTPKIEGSEGFWGKFHDVFDPNFRIAVRNSVESQKEGANDPWCLGYFVDNELSWGQLGSLAVGTLKSPAIQPAKIEFINDLKNKYKSVSALNTVWKSSYKSWDQMLSSTETPNEKFAKSDLVNFYKRIAETYFRTINEELKSVAPNQNYLGCRFAWANNDVVLTAASHYLDIMSFNKYEYSIADFSLPKGVDKPVMIGEFQFGALDRGSLHVGIKAAKDQTERGEMFKSYIQGALRNPNIVGAHWFQYIDEPNTGRFDGENYNVGFVDITDNPHEDFIEKVKETTYSMYEYRKNNNLENKNSNQSLSKK, translated from the coding sequence ATGAAGAAATTAACTAAAATAAAAACTTCAATGGATATTCTTCAAAAGAATAAATGGCAACTGATTATAGTAATTGGGTTGATTATAAACTTTAACTTCATGAGTTGTAATTCTTCTAAAAGTAATATTTCACAAAATGATTCTACAAATGAAGATGGTATGGTTTTATTTGACTTTGAGAATGAAACTCAAACTCAATTAGTAAAACCTCAAGATGCAACTTTCGAAATTATTTCATCAGGGAAAAGCAATCATTTACAGGTTAACAACGGAAACACCATAAGAGAAACAGGTGTGAAGTTAATGAGTCCTGAAGGCAAACCTTGGGATTTATCAAGTTACTATCAAGTAAAAGCGGATGTTTCTAATGTGGGTGATGAAAAAATGCAAGTAGAACTTTTTGTTGGTAATGATCCTGATGGGTTGTTAAGATGGTATTGTTCAGATTATATCGATTTAAAACCAGGAGAAAGTAAAACAATCACTGTTAATTTAGCTTGGACTCCTTGGATTTTTAAACCACAAATAAAGATTAATGGTTTACGTGGAGTTCCTGGACAGATTAAAGCAGATTTAACGAAAGTTACTGAGCTAACTTTCTGTTCTAGATACAATACAGAACCTAATAATTTTACAATTGATAATGTTAGAGCTGTTGGTAAATATGAAGAAAAAAGCCCTGATGGATTTTTACCTTTCATAGATAAATATGGACAATATAAACATCAAGATTGGAAAAATAAAATTCATTCTGATAAAGAAATTAAAGAATTTGCTAAGGCAGAATTAGCTTATTTAGAAAACGGTAAAGGGCCAAAAGATAGAGCCACTTTTGGAGGTTGGTTAAAAGGACCAAAATTAAAAGCAACAGGTTTTTTTAGAACAGAAAAAGTAGCAGATAAATGGTGGATGGTGGACCCAGAAGGATATTTATTTTGGACAGCAGGTTTAAACTGTGTCGCTTCAAACTCGGTTTTTACAGGTGTTTCTCAACGAGAAAATTATTTTGAATATTTACCAAAAAAAGACGATTCTTCTGCTCAGTTTTATCAAGAAGTAGATTATGCAACCCATGGTTTTTATAAAGATAAGAGACCATATAAAACGTTTAACTTTTATCAGAATAATTTATATAAAAAATATGGTGATGATTGGTTAAAAACATTTCAAGATGTTGCTCATAAAAGAATAAAAGATTGGGGGATGAATACCGTTGGTTTTATGTCTGATATAGGAGTAACAAAACAAAAAAGAACAGCATATGTTGGTTCTATTTGGATAAAAAATACACCAAAAATTGAAGGTTCAGAAGGTTTCTGGGGTAAGTTTCATGATGTTTTTGATCCTAATTTTAGAATAGCTGTTAGAAATTCTGTAGAATCTCAAAAAGAAGGTGCTAACGATCCTTGGTGTTTAGGGTATTTTGTTGATAACGAATTATCTTGGGGACAGTTAGGTTCATTAGCGGTAGGAACTTTAAAAAGTCCAGCAATTCAACCAGCAAAAATTGAATTTATCAACGATTTAAAAAATAAATACAAAAGCGTTTCTGCTTTAAATACTGTATGGAAATCTTCTTATAAATCATGGGACCAAATGTTATCATCAACAGAGACTCCAAATGAGAAATTTGCAAAATCAGATTTAGTTAATTTTTATAAGAGAATTGCAGAAACATATTTTAGAACTATTAATGAAGAGTTAAAATCGGTTGCTCCAAATCAAAACTATTTAGGTTGCCGATTTGCTTGGGCAAATAATGATGTTGTTTTAACAGCTGCGAGTCATTATTTAGATATTATGAGCTTTAATAAATACGAATATAGCATTGCAGATTTTTCGTTACCAAAAGGAGTTGATAAACCAGTTATGATTGGTGAGTTTCAGTTTGGTGCTTTAGATAGAGGAAGTCTACATGTAGGAATTAAAGCTGCAAAAGACCAAACAGAAAGAGGAGAAATGTTTAAAAGTTATATACAAGGAGCATTAAGAAACCCAAATATCGTTGGTGCTCATTGGTTTCAATATATAGATGAACCAAATACTGGACGTTTTGATGGAGAAAACTATAATGTAGGTTTTGTTGATATTACAGACAATCCTCATGAAGATTTTATAGAAAAAGTAAAAGAAACTACCTATTCTATGTATGAATATAGAAAGAATAACAATTTAGAAAACAAGAATTCTAATCAATCATTATCAAAAAAATAA
- a CDS encoding T9SS type A sorting domain-containing protein gives MMKNALIILISLFSISNLTSQDWNGVTIPVTLDGGDTWVLQSNVSDDFNYSAPAANKGTTFTSKWDDFYHNAWTGPGSTVWTRQHSSVDGGELKLTATRYLSSSVNAGAIHSNNTIQYPVYIEAKIKIMNSVLANGAWLLSPDDTQEIDFMEGYGATYSDSAQEDLSWWGERMHVSHHVFIRSPFKDWQPSELASGNGNPAPNPTWIRRNDGNGNIKWKDSYHTYGVYWKDPWHIYHFIDGVQVSKREGKDQIDPLFFTNSVNQGDSSNDTRTGLSKAMDIMITVEEQGWRKANEKSVVPTNSELSNIENNTFKIDWIRAYKPTSSLSVKDVKNNFKVNIYPNPTSKLIQINASQLINKIDCFDVRGKLICSKNFNDAAVNFDLQKLTKGIYFLEISAQDGSTSRQKILKN, from the coding sequence ATGATGAAAAATGCATTAATAATACTAATAAGTTTGTTTAGTATTTCAAATTTAACTAGTCAAGATTGGAATGGGGTTACGATTCCTGTAACTTTAGATGGTGGAGATACATGGGTGTTACAATCTAATGTTTCTGATGATTTTAATTACAGTGCACCAGCTGCGAATAAAGGAACAACCTTTACAAGTAAATGGGATGATTTCTATCATAATGCATGGACTGGTCCAGGTTCTACAGTATGGACTAGACAACATTCATCAGTTGATGGAGGTGAACTAAAATTAACAGCTACTAGATATTTAAGTAGCAGTGTTAATGCAGGTGCGATCCATTCTAATAATACAATTCAATATCCTGTTTATATTGAAGCAAAAATTAAAATAATGAACTCTGTTTTAGCAAATGGAGCTTGGTTATTAAGCCCAGACGATACACAAGAAATAGATTTTATGGAAGGCTATGGCGCTACATATTCAGATAGTGCACAAGAAGATCTTTCTTGGTGGGGAGAAAGAATGCATGTAAGTCATCACGTCTTTATAAGATCACCTTTTAAAGATTGGCAACCAAGTGAACTAGCATCTGGAAATGGAAATCCAGCTCCAAACCCAACTTGGATAAGAAGAAACGACGGAAATGGAAATATTAAGTGGAAAGATTCATATCACACCTATGGAGTTTATTGGAAAGACCCTTGGCATATTTACCATTTTATAGATGGTGTTCAAGTATCTAAAAGGGAAGGAAAAGATCAAATAGATCCTTTGTTTTTTACTAATTCAGTAAATCAAGGGGACTCAAGCAATGATACTAGAACAGGGCTATCTAAAGCAATGGATATTATGATAACTGTTGAAGAACAAGGATGGAGAAAAGCAAACGAAAAGTCTGTTGTTCCTACAAATTCGGAGCTATCAAACATAGAAAATAATACATTTAAGATTGATTGGATTAGAGCCTATAAACCAACTAGTAGTTTATCTGTAAAGGATGTAAAAAATAATTTTAAAGTAAATATTTACCCAAATCCTACCTCTAAATTAATACAAATTAATGCTAGTCAATTAATTAATAAGATAGATTGTTTTGATGTAAGAGGTAAGCTAATCTGTTCAAAGAATTTTAATGATGCCGCTGTTAATTTTGATTTACAAAAGTTAACGAAAGGAATTTATTTCTTAGAAATTTCTGCTCAAGATGGATCTACTAGTAGACAAAAAATTCTAAAAAACTAA
- a CDS encoding FG-GAP repeat domain-containing protein, whose product MSNLTIINTAFFVKSIFFLILISLFSCDKKIKKTIIKVDVKKLFITVLPKDSGVDFQNSLIESPDANYFQYNYMYIGAGVATADFNNDGLVDIFFSSNTSDNKLYINKGNFKFEDISKKAGIIKRPGFDTGVTIADVNNDGYLDIYLSRGGWIDENHQFANMLYINNGDLTFTEKSKRIGFRR is encoded by the coding sequence ATGTCAAACTTAACTATAATAAATACAGCATTTTTTGTTAAATCAATCTTTTTTTTAATATTGATTTCTCTTTTTTCTTGTGATAAAAAAATAAAAAAGACCATTATAAAAGTAGACGTAAAAAAACTCTTCATTACCGTTTTACCTAAAGATTCTGGAGTCGATTTTCAAAATTCATTAATAGAAAGTCCAGATGCTAATTATTTTCAATACAATTACATGTATATAGGTGCTGGTGTTGCTACAGCAGATTTTAATAACGACGGATTGGTCGATATTTTCTTTTCTTCAAATACGTCAGACAATAAATTATATATAAATAAAGGCAATTTTAAATTTGAAGATATTTCTAAAAAAGCCGGAATTATTAAAAGACCAGGCTTTGATACTGGTGTAACTATAGCAGATGTTAATAATGACGGCTATCTAGACATCTATCTATCTAGAGGTGGTTGGATTGATGAAAATCATCAATTTGCAAACATGTTATATATTAATAATGGCGATTTAACATTTACAGAAAAAAGCAAAAGAATTGGGTTTAGACGATGA